The nucleotide window CATTGCGATACTGGCAGAAGACACTTTAGAAGATTTACACAATGCTATTTTTAATTCTTTTGGTTTTGACGGAATGGAAGTAGCTTCTTTCTATACTTGTGATGAAACCTGGAATCAGGAAGACGAAATTTCGCTTTTTGACACAGGCGATGTTCAGGGTGAACAAAAAATCATGAGTGATTATCAGCTTTCAGACATATTAGACGAGGAAAACACCAAAATTATATATGTTTACGATTTCATTAATATGTGGACTTTCCTTGTAGAATTGGCCGCTATAGAAGAGGAGCATGTGGGGGCAACCTATCCTGAAACTTTATTTTCGCATGGCGAAATGCCTGCAGAAGCTTTGGAAAAAAGCTTTGAAGCTGATGATATGCACGATGATATTTACGGTGAATTTGAAGACGATTTAGACGAAGACGACCTGGATATGTTCGAAGGCGACGACAACTTTGAAGACTACGGGTTTGAGGAGAATTGGAATTAGTTTTTTTGAGTTGCTGAGATACTAAGCCGCTAAGATTCTAAGATTAAATACTTTATTTTTAAAGATTTTTATTACATCTATAAAAATCTTAGTAACTTAGAGACTCAGAAACTTAGTACCTTTTACACAAAATGAGCAACTTTAGAAAACTATTAGTTTGGCAGAAAGCCATGTCATTGACAACAAAAATTTACGAAAGCACAAAATTATTTCCAAAAGAAGAAATTTTTGGTTTAACATCACAATTGAGACGATGCGTCATTTCAATTCCTAGTAATATTGCCGAAGGCTTTGGAAGAGACAGTAAAAATGAACTCTTAAGATTTCTTAATATTTCAGTAAGTTCTTTATTTGAACTGCAAACTCAATTAGAAATTTCGAAAAACATAGATTTTTTAAAAGAAAAAGAATTTAATAACCTATATGAGGATAGTAGAGAGTTAGAGAGAATGCTAATTGCTTTCATAAAAAAAATAAAAGAAAGCAATTAAAAATCTTAGAAACTCAGAAACTTAGCATCTCAGAAACTTAAAAAAAATGATCAACCTATACAACACACACATTGAAACGCTCTCTATTCACCGCGTGGGAAACATGAGTCGCAACGAACCTCTTTTTTTATCGGAAGAACCTTTTAAATTAAGTGACGAAATTGTGCCTTTGATGAAAGAGTTTTTCCTTAAACCTTTTAAAGAAAAGGAAGAAAACTACTTTCAGTTTGCACACGAGGTAGATTTGGACTACAATGATATGTTTAAATATGCTACCGAAATTTTTGCAAATCCAAATTCGTTGCATGATGTTTCCAAAAAAATAACCAAACATCTTTTTGAGCAGTCCAATCACCCACATATCAAAAATGGTGAAGTATATGTAACCTACCTGACCAATTTGAATATTGACAATAATGTGGTGGATGCCATAGGAGTTTTCAAAAGTGAAATCCAAT belongs to Flavobacterium gilvum and includes:
- a CDS encoding IS1096 element passenger TnpR family protein is translated as MVYKFRVILDAEEDIFRDIAILAEDTLEDLHNAIFNSFGFDGMEVASFYTCDETWNQEDEISLFDTGDVQGEQKIMSDYQLSDILDEENTKIIYVYDFINMWTFLVELAAIEEEHVGATYPETLFSHGEMPAEALEKSFEADDMHDDIYGEFEDDLDEDDLDMFEGDDNFEDYGFEENWN
- a CDS encoding four helix bundle protein, which encodes MSNFRKLLVWQKAMSLTTKIYESTKLFPKEEIFGLTSQLRRCVISIPSNIAEGFGRDSKNELLRFLNISVSSLFELQTQLEISKNIDFLKEKEFNNLYEDSRELERMLIAFIKKIKESN